The Burkholderia ambifaria AMMD genome contains the following window.
CCGGCCGCAGGGCCTGCTCGGCACGGTGTGAGGAGATACGCGATGACCACGACCCGACCCCTGCTCGACGTGCAGGGCCTGACGCGCCGCTTCGACGGCGTGACCGCGCTCGACGGCGCGAGCCTGACGCTCGCCGACGGCGAGCTGCTGAGCGTGATCGGCCCGAACGGTGCGGGCAAGTCGACGCTGTTCAACCTGATCGCGGGCGCCGACCGGCCCGACGCCGGCCGCGTGACGTTCGACGGCCGCGACATCACGGGCACCGCGCCCGAACGGCTCGCGGCGCTCGGCATCGCGCGCACGTTCCAGCACGGCCGCGTGTTCGGCAACCTGAGCGTGCTCGACAACGTGCTGATCGGCGCGCATGCGCGGCTGCGTGCGGCGCGGCCGGGCTGGCCCGCGCTCGGCGCGGCCGCCGAAGTGCTGCGCGCGCTGGTGCGGCCCGCGTCGGTGCGGCGCGAGGAAGCCGAACTGCGCGAAGAAGCCCGCGCGATCGTCGCCGGCTTCGGCGAACGGCTGACGCCGCGCATCGATCATCCGGCGCACAGCCTGTCGTATGCGAACCGGCGGCGCGTGGAGATCGGCCGTGCGCTCGCGCTCCATCCGCGCCTGCTGCTGCTCGACGAACCGACGGCCGGGATGAACGAGACGGAAACGGCCGAGATGCTGCAACTGATCCAGTCGC
Protein-coding sequences here:
- a CDS encoding ABC transporter ATP-binding protein gives rise to the protein MTTTRPLLDVQGLTRRFDGVTALDGASLTLADGELLSVIGPNGAGKSTLFNLIAGADRPDAGRVTFDGRDITGTAPERLAALGIARTFQHGRVFGNLSVLDNVLIGAHARLRAARPGWPALGAAAEVLRALVRPASVRREEAELREEARAIVAGFGERLTPRIDHPAHSLSYANRRRVEIGRALALHPRLLLLDEPTAGMNETETAEMLQLIQSLKARGLTILLIEHKLELVMRVSDRVMVLDNGVKIAEGAPRDVRHDPRVIEAYLGRRHAGDAPADRTTQAAA